The Sediminitomix flava genome window below encodes:
- a CDS encoding tetratricopeptide repeat protein translates to MLTFFEHRTRHHYVLFLHLIFSSFSLSAQDFSTFPENSSEDFITVATNLRFQYPDSALNILKNGYTKSIETRDTLTAIQSLISLSDQYTHNADFGAAYDGYWEALLFLDQVKSLKLEASTYFGLAWLYHLYERSEEAKKYFDKSLEINKNLFAEGEIDRQTLLNNYYALAIYNRKLENTEQARVYLDSCRLIRFKDLGDVQTSSAFIEAELGYNFFVENQSTKALDILLPLDKYFSSDQKSYLVIYHSALADIYLDNRDLENAEKFYRSAIDNGLKYKSHQDVLPELYEKLSELLLEKKNYQEAYASLKEAKALSEIQYGTRSAKNRQFIEIKDSFRQEKDAQRKVIQEQKLKELEQEDKIWYLKTLISYSAIVLLLGIILFVYRHFRNKIKTEKKLMLERRKLEQEKAKEILEIKNKELTASTLQIIERDEMLVELKSKLKEHGKDTNSSKLQKLAKSIDINRSNNWKEFEARFVEVNGDFYKTLNENFPNLTQGDQKICALIKLSFDSKEMSKLLGISTESVHTTRYRLRKKLGLNRKDNLEEFIANLN, encoded by the coding sequence ATGTTGACTTTTTTTGAACACAGAACTAGACATCATTATGTTCTTTTTTTACATTTAATTTTTAGCTCGTTCAGTCTTTCTGCACAAGATTTTTCTACATTTCCAGAAAATAGTTCGGAAGATTTTATAACTGTTGCTACTAATTTAAGATTTCAATACCCCGACAGCGCACTAAATATTCTCAAAAATGGATACACAAAAAGTATCGAAACAAGAGATACCCTTACAGCTATTCAGAGCTTAATAAGTCTGTCTGATCAGTATACTCATAATGCTGATTTTGGAGCTGCTTACGATGGCTATTGGGAAGCACTCTTATTTCTAGACCAAGTAAAAAGTTTAAAATTGGAAGCATCAACCTATTTTGGGCTTGCTTGGCTGTACCACCTGTACGAAAGAAGCGAAGAGGCTAAAAAATATTTTGATAAATCTTTAGAGATAAATAAAAACCTATTTGCTGAGGGAGAAATTGATCGACAGACACTCCTAAATAATTATTATGCGCTAGCCATCTATAATCGAAAACTTGAAAATACTGAACAAGCAAGAGTGTATTTGGATAGCTGTAGACTCATTCGTTTTAAAGATTTGGGGGATGTTCAAACAAGTTCTGCATTTATTGAAGCTGAATTGGGCTATAATTTCTTTGTAGAAAACCAATCCACTAAAGCCTTAGACATTCTTTTGCCTTTAGATAAATATTTTAGCAGTGACCAAAAGAGCTATTTAGTGATTTATCATTCTGCACTTGCAGACATCTATTTAGATAATAGAGACCTTGAAAATGCAGAGAAATTTTACAGAAGTGCTATTGATAACGGACTCAAATACAAAAGTCACCAAGATGTCCTTCCTGAGCTTTATGAAAAGCTTTCAGAGCTTTTATTAGAAAAGAAAAACTATCAAGAAGCTTATGCGAGTCTCAAAGAAGCAAAGGCATTAAGTGAAATTCAGTACGGAACTAGAAGTGCAAAAAACAGGCAATTTATTGAGATAAAAGATTCTTTTAGGCAAGAAAAAGACGCCCAACGAAAGGTTATTCAAGAACAGAAATTAAAAGAGTTAGAGCAAGAAGATAAAATCTGGTATTTAAAAACACTGATTTCCTATAGTGCTATTGTTCTTCTGCTTGGTATCATTCTTTTTGTCTACCGTCATTTCAGAAACAAGATAAAAACGGAAAAGAAGTTAATGCTTGAGCGCCGTAAACTTGAACAAGAAAAAGCTAAAGAAATCTTAGAAATTAAGAATAAAGAGCTGACTGCTTCTACTTTACAAATTATTGAACGAGATGAAATGCTTGTTGAATTAAAAAGTAAGCTGAAAGAACATGGAAAAGATACAAATAGCAGCAAGCTTCAGAAACTAGCAAAAAGTATTGATATTAATCGATCAAATAATTGGAAAGAATTTGAAGCTCGTTTTGTAGAAGTAAATGGAGATTTCTATAAAACTCTTAATGAGAATTTCCCAAACCTTACTCAAGGAGATCAGAAAATATGTGCATTGATTAAACTCTCTTTTGATAGTAAAGAGATGTCTAAACTATTAGGAATCTCTACTGAAAGTGTTCATACAACAAGGTATAGACTCCGAAAAAAATTGGGCTTAAATAGAAAGGATAATCTTGAAGAATTTATAGCAAACTTAAATTAG
- a CDS encoding porin: protein MKIVRFLILILSLTSLNLYAQDIESDSTEVKKGAIEELKYIKQPGFANASSKIFSSDRRYSISGFGEINYVNYHGGPKNTSSGELELYYTNLYRFGTYFGYRFTDKFILMSELQMEFMHDGFNKGEFDYGLEFSFDYLFNPYFNVRVGNYPLGLGFVNVNEEPIAFYTVNRPEVERVLIPTQWLELGVNFYGNIIEDLEYHAGVTKGMDAMAFRTGTWVRDGRTNPFHDDIGGWAVNGKLQYGHEDHVLLALAGYYGDASMNNTLSFEGKQGQKLESNLGMFTAVGAYTQGPWSFFGMFMKGWLSGTEDLYKENIQRDGSDINQSSYVLGAETMGYYGEVRYDLFDLFKMNTEKKLPLFVRYEVVNTHQKVDDYFVKNDIDFVGNNLEVISVGLNFRPKKNWTFKADYQFRNNRYESAGETPNQFEMGVGFIY from the coding sequence ATGAAAATTGTCAGATTTTTAATACTGATACTGAGCCTTACCTCATTAAACTTGTACGCCCAAGATATTGAAAGTGACTCCACTGAAGTTAAAAAAGGAGCAATTGAAGAATTGAAATATATTAAGCAACCTGGGTTTGCAAATGCATCTTCAAAAATCTTCTCTTCTGATCGAAGATATTCCATAAGCGGATTTGGAGAAATCAATTATGTAAACTATCACGGAGGACCTAAAAATACATCTTCTGGAGAATTAGAATTGTATTATACAAACCTCTACCGTTTTGGTACTTACTTTGGATATCGTTTTACAGACAAATTCATTTTAATGTCAGAACTTCAGATGGAGTTTATGCATGATGGATTTAACAAAGGAGAATTTGATTACGGCCTAGAATTTTCTTTTGACTATTTATTTAATCCATATTTCAATGTAAGGGTAGGTAATTACCCACTTGGTTTAGGTTTTGTCAATGTAAATGAAGAACCAATTGCTTTTTATACTGTAAATCGACCTGAAGTAGAACGTGTATTAATTCCTACTCAATGGTTAGAGCTAGGGGTTAACTTTTACGGTAACATCATTGAAGACTTAGAATACCATGCCGGTGTAACTAAAGGTATGGATGCCATGGCTTTCCGTACAGGTACTTGGGTAAGAGACGGTAGAACTAATCCTTTTCATGATGACATTGGTGGTTGGGCTGTGAATGGTAAATTACAGTATGGTCATGAAGATCACGTACTTCTTGCATTAGCAGGTTATTATGGTGATGCTTCTATGAATAATACACTCTCTTTTGAAGGTAAACAAGGGCAAAAATTAGAGTCTAACTTAGGAATGTTTACTGCAGTTGGTGCATATACACAGGGTCCTTGGTCATTCTTCGGTATGTTCATGAAAGGATGGTTATCGGGTACTGAAGATCTTTATAAAGAAAATATCCAACGTGATGGTTCAGATATAAATCAGTCTAGCTATGTATTGGGTGCCGAAACGATGGGTTATTATGGAGAAGTCAGATACGATCTTTTTGACCTATTCAAAATGAATACAGAAAAGAAACTTCCACTTTTTGTGAGATATGAAGTGGTAAACACTCACCAAAAAGTAGACGATTACTTTGTGAAAAATGATATTGATTTTGTAGGAAATAACCTTGAAGTAATCTCTGTTGGTTTAAACTTTAGACCAAAGAAAAACTGGACATTCAAAGCTGATTATCAGTTCAGAAACAATAGATATGAAAGTGCTGGTGAAACACCCAATCAATTTGAAATGGGGGTAGGGTTTATCTATTAA
- a CDS encoding tetratricopeptide repeat protein, producing the protein MKKVIATLIALLTVSLSVFAENNFSVKDIIEEENRYERLKAKVASAEKSDWNTPFKAAKIYILKKKKMSEAYSWLEQSLQAKVTPQNLELKGDYLILHGLEREAFENYKAAIDLLISQGSEDFGQIQRKIQILANTTP; encoded by the coding sequence ATGAAAAAAGTTATTGCTACTCTTATTGCTTTATTAACTGTTAGTTTATCTGTTTTTGCTGAGAATAATTTCTCAGTAAAAGATATTATTGAAGAAGAAAATCGTTACGAACGATTGAAAGCAAAAGTCGCTTCCGCTGAAAAGTCTGATTGGAATACGCCGTTCAAAGCTGCAAAAATATACATCCTAAAGAAAAAGAAAATGTCTGAAGCCTATAGTTGGTTAGAACAATCTCTTCAAGCAAAAGTAACTCCTCAAAACCTTGAGCTTAAAGGTGATTATTTAATTCTACATGGGTTGGAAAGAGAAGCATTTGAAAATTACAAAGCTGCAATTGATTTGCTGATTTCTCAAGGCTCAGAAGACTTTGGTCAGATACAAAGAAAAATTCAAATTCTAGCTAATACAACTCCATAA
- a CDS encoding DUF3626 domain-containing protein — MLTVSQQKAIENVSRFAFVNKQKYQDQIDMILYQSNIDKEVYSEFCSNIFKNSCINLHFHPDRLITENLSVAKSLNQTGIYKNQYETKISSGSVTAFDGGFREEWEENIFSDAYKNTPPKERPKYGALNLTLTKDGASPRFGSCYFILKPEVKNRTTFSYGDTYLAPKEIGTIENFELITAALFYELFTRGTALGDINTDVLNFMNQVNENIPYSSNFDKYKKNSKNLDFYIETQVHGDISLSKDVIGLVVDQSFFKTEIGQELEDLCDRYKIQLNWNAGLELKVEDFPNNFRGAEVPNYAAKYAKDGVMNAYLIGQVAHKMGKSHEELQMLKYLWHCLVRFGSEKN; from the coding sequence ATGTTAACAGTTTCACAACAGAAAGCAATAGAGAACGTTTCAAGATTTGCCTTTGTAAATAAGCAGAAATATCAAGATCAAATAGATATGATTTTGTATCAATCTAATATTGATAAGGAAGTTTATTCTGAGTTTTGTTCTAACATTTTTAAGAATTCTTGTATTAATCTTCATTTCCATCCCGATAGATTAATCACTGAGAATTTATCTGTCGCAAAGAGTTTGAATCAAACAGGTATCTACAAAAACCAATATGAAACTAAAATTTCATCAGGAAGTGTAACCGCATTTGATGGAGGTTTTCGTGAGGAATGGGAAGAAAATATATTCTCTGATGCATACAAAAACACGCCTCCCAAAGAACGCCCTAAATATGGTGCTTTGAATTTGACTTTAACAAAGGATGGTGCCTCTCCGAGGTTTGGTTCGTGTTATTTTATTTTGAAACCCGAAGTCAAGAATCGAACTACATTCTCGTATGGAGATACTTATTTAGCTCCTAAAGAGATTGGTACAATTGAAAACTTTGAATTAATTACAGCTGCACTTTTTTATGAGCTTTTTACTAGAGGTACTGCTCTAGGAGATATCAATACTGATGTATTGAATTTTATGAATCAAGTAAATGAAAATATACCTTATTCATCAAATTTTGATAAGTACAAGAAAAATTCAAAGAATCTAGATTTCTATATTGAGACACAAGTTCATGGTGATATTTCACTTTCGAAAGATGTAATAGGTCTTGTGGTAGATCAATCATTTTTCAAAACAGAGATTGGTCAAGAATTAGAAGATTTGTGTGACAGATATAAAATACAATTAAACTGGAATGCTGGATTAGAATTAAAAGTCGAGGATTTTCCGAATAATTTTAGAGGTGCAGAAGTGCCAAATTATGCTGCTAAGTATGCAAAAGATGGCGTAATGAATGCTTATTTGATAGGACAGGTAGCCCACAAAATGGGAAAAAGTCATGAGGAATTACAGATGTTGAAATATTTATGGCATTGCCTTGTTCGCTTTGGTAGTGAAAAAAATTAG
- a CDS encoding sulfatase family protein: MRHLFFPILLAVISACTTSNKISANENKQPNIILIYTDDQGYQDLGCYGSPLIKTPQLDQIAEEGIKLTNFYVASSVCSASRAALLTGRRASRNGVGGVFFPDAKGMNPSEITIAEVLKSSGYATASFGKWHLGDFDETLPTGQGFDEYFGVPYSNDMYIGAKQKFSDTVKFYDGYTLEKAQSDQKYVKSHSREEIKKQGIKELVPLMEGNQIVEYPAQQSSLTKRYFDRTLQFIEKNKKDSPFFVYLTPAMPHVPLFASEQFSGKSERGLYGDVIEEIDWNIGRLRKYLKENKLEENTIIIYTSDNGPWLGYGDHAGSALPLRDGKFTNFEGGIRVPALVYWKGKIDGGIELNEIVSNMDIFPTLAQFTKANLPNRALDGLDISQFLMGKDDHIDREIYFYNIGKELAGLRKGNWKYLREKASSRRKNNANNKQAWLFNLAEDIGESRNLADKYPEKIEEFERILVEKENEIKTQ; encoded by the coding sequence ATGAGGCATCTATTTTTTCCAATTCTTCTAGCAGTAATTAGTGCCTGCACTACCTCTAATAAGATATCAGCTAACGAAAATAAACAACCTAATATTATCTTGATCTACACTGACGATCAAGGTTACCAAGATTTGGGTTGTTATGGTTCTCCACTTATCAAAACTCCTCAGCTTGATCAAATTGCAGAAGAAGGAATTAAGCTAACAAATTTTTATGTAGCCTCATCTGTATGTAGTGCTTCCAGAGCAGCCTTACTGACAGGCCGAAGAGCTAGTAGAAATGGTGTCGGAGGGGTATTTTTTCCCGATGCCAAAGGGATGAATCCATCTGAAATAACTATAGCTGAAGTATTAAAATCATCAGGTTATGCTACAGCTTCATTCGGTAAATGGCACTTAGGAGATTTTGATGAAACACTTCCTACAGGCCAAGGATTTGATGAATATTTTGGTGTTCCTTATAGTAATGATATGTACATAGGCGCCAAGCAAAAGTTTTCTGATACCGTCAAGTTTTATGATGGATATACGCTAGAGAAAGCTCAAAGTGATCAGAAGTATGTTAAATCTCACAGCCGAGAAGAAATCAAAAAGCAAGGAATAAAAGAACTTGTGCCTTTGATGGAAGGAAATCAAATCGTGGAATACCCTGCCCAACAAAGCTCACTTACTAAACGCTATTTTGATAGAACTCTTCAGTTTATCGAGAAGAATAAAAAAGACAGTCCTTTTTTTGTATACCTCACGCCAGCTATGCCTCATGTTCCTCTTTTCGCTTCTGAGCAATTTAGTGGAAAAAGTGAAAGAGGACTTTATGGTGATGTTATAGAAGAGATTGATTGGAATATTGGAAGATTGAGAAAGTATTTAAAAGAAAATAAACTAGAGGAAAATACAATCATAATCTATACATCAGATAATGGTCCTTGGTTAGGTTATGGCGATCATGCAGGTTCCGCTTTACCTTTAAGAGATGGAAAATTCACCAATTTTGAAGGTGGAATTAGAGTACCCGCCTTAGTGTATTGGAAAGGAAAAATAGATGGAGGTATTGAGCTTAATGAGATTGTGAGTAATATGGATATTTTTCCAACTTTAGCTCAGTTTACAAAAGCTAACTTACCCAACAGAGCCTTAGATGGTTTGGATATATCTCAATTTTTGATGGGAAAAGATGACCACATTGACAGAGAAATTTATTTCTATAACATAGGAAAAGAGCTTGCAGGACTTCGAAAAGGAAATTGGAAATACCTTAGAGAAAAGGCTTCGTCAAGAAGAAAAAATAATGCTAACAATAAACAAGCATGGCTTTTTAATCTGGCTGAAGATATAGGTGAATCTAGAAACTTGGCTGATAAATACCCTGAAAAAATTGAAGAATTCGAGCGTATTTTAGTTGAAAAAGAGAATGAAATAAAAACTCAATAA
- a CDS encoding aldose epimerase family protein, producing the protein MNQTKILFTIFLLLFSSCLSSYNSVKEFVMELDGKNVYRFTLQNKSGAKLILTNYGATITELWMPDKKGNFDNVVLGFTDVTKYRDTTYLNENLYLGATIGRYANRIKDANFVLDKQRYALTKNAGLNHTHGGKKGFDKSVWDWALDEQNNKVEFKYKSGHLEEGYPGNVDVAVHFKLTDDNQVEIEYFASTDQRTHLNLTNHSYFNLNSSNHLSITKHFLELNCDRYLPVDRTLVPLGEINEVNDTPFDFREIKEIGAEINLDHQQLKLARGYDHCWVKNDVDQGTFSKIGTLIETMSGRKMDILTTEPSLQFYSGNFLKGNMGDQDRLFDFRSGLCLETGHFPDSPNQSHFPSTILNSDDRFYSKTVYQFSVIQNGVN; encoded by the coding sequence ATGAATCAGACCAAAATCCTTTTCACTATTTTTCTATTATTATTTTCTTCTTGCTTGAGTAGCTACAATTCTGTGAAAGAGTTTGTAATGGAACTTGATGGTAAAAACGTTTATAGGTTTACTTTACAAAATAAGTCTGGTGCAAAGCTTATTCTTACCAATTATGGGGCTACGATTACCGAGTTGTGGATGCCAGATAAGAAAGGAAATTTTGATAATGTCGTATTAGGATTTACTGATGTTACGAAATATAGGGATACCACTTATTTAAATGAAAATCTGTATTTAGGAGCTACAATTGGCCGATATGCCAATCGGATAAAGGATGCTAACTTTGTCCTTGATAAACAGCGTTATGCGCTAACAAAAAATGCAGGTCTTAACCATACGCATGGAGGTAAGAAAGGGTTTGATAAATCAGTTTGGGATTGGGCTTTAGATGAACAAAATAATAAGGTCGAATTTAAATACAAAAGTGGACACTTGGAGGAAGGCTATCCTGGAAATGTGGATGTGGCAGTTCATTTTAAACTTACAGATGACAATCAAGTGGAAATAGAATATTTTGCCTCGACAGATCAGCGTACTCATCTAAATCTAACAAATCATTCATATTTCAACCTAAACTCATCCAATCATTTGAGTATCACAAAGCATTTTTTAGAATTAAATTGTGATCGATATTTACCTGTAGATCGTACCCTAGTTCCATTAGGTGAAATAAATGAAGTGAATGACACTCCTTTCGATTTCCGAGAGATAAAAGAGATTGGTGCAGAAATCAATCTTGATCATCAGCAATTAAAATTGGCGAGGGGTTATGATCATTGTTGGGTTAAAAATGATGTTGACCAAGGTACTTTCTCAAAAATAGGAACCCTCATAGAAACTATGTCAGGAAGAAAAATGGATATTCTGACTACGGAACCCAGCTTACAGTTTTATTCTGGAAATTTTCTTAAAGGAAATATGGGTGATCAAGACCGGCTTTTTGATTTTCGAAGTGGTTTGTGTTTAGAGACTGGACATTTTCCTGACTCTCCAAATCAAAGCCATTTTCCTTCCACAATACTTAATTCTGATGACCGATTTTATTCTAAAACAGTGTATCAATTTTCAGTAATTCAAAACGGTGTAAACTAA
- a CDS encoding glycoside hydrolase family 27 protein, producing the protein MKLLKASSVFLMLGMSLWSCTPKNNGEKTALADVQSVSNEKNSLIKEVAATPPMGWNSFDAYDCRINEKEYLETVDFMAENLLDAGWEYAVIDYVWFNHEPGNWNNPKRRFGHPDVRLDKDGVPIDKLVMDEYGRLLPSEERFPSAKNGVGFKKLAEYVHSKGMKFGIHIMRGIPREAYYNELPIKGTKYTAKDIGEPWDTCPWQNNMFGVDPTKPGAQEYYNSIFELYAEWGVDFIKADDMMVPPYHKGEIEMMRKAIDNSGRPMVLSLSCGEAPLSRANHLAENANMWRISADFWDKWSSLEHNFELLEEWSSHIQPHHWPDGDMLPIGHLSMNGRPHGPDRMSQFTKPEHYTLLTLWSIVRSPLMMGGDLMTTEQWVIDMLKNKDVYYINQHSTDNRQVYRKENAACWIAKDEKSEDRFVALFNLKDKTSKVNFDAEYEYMRELYNVTDIWTGESVGQVEGTLEVTIPAHGARLFRFSEVSKDLANK; encoded by the coding sequence ATGAAATTATTAAAAGCAAGCAGTGTATTCCTCATGCTAGGAATGTCACTATGGAGCTGTACACCCAAAAATAACGGTGAGAAAACTGCCCTTGCAGATGTACAGTCAGTGTCTAATGAGAAAAATAGTTTAATCAAAGAAGTAGCTGCTACTCCTCCAATGGGTTGGAATAGTTTTGATGCTTACGATTGTCGTATCAATGAAAAAGAATACCTTGAAACGGTAGATTTTATGGCTGAAAATCTGCTAGATGCAGGTTGGGAATATGCTGTAATTGATTACGTATGGTTTAATCATGAGCCAGGAAATTGGAATAATCCTAAACGTCGTTTTGGTCACCCTGATGTTCGTTTAGATAAAGATGGTGTGCCAATCGATAAGCTTGTGATGGATGAGTATGGGCGTCTTTTGCCTTCAGAAGAAAGATTCCCTTCTGCAAAGAATGGAGTTGGCTTTAAGAAATTGGCAGAGTACGTTCATAGTAAAGGGATGAAATTTGGTATTCATATCATGCGTGGAATTCCAAGAGAAGCTTATTATAATGAACTTCCAATCAAAGGAACAAAATACACTGCAAAAGACATCGGAGAACCATGGGATACGTGCCCTTGGCAAAATAATATGTTTGGTGTAGACCCAACAAAACCAGGTGCTCAAGAATATTATAATTCAATCTTTGAGCTATATGCAGAATGGGGAGTAGACTTTATCAAGGCAGATGATATGATGGTTCCTCCTTACCATAAAGGAGAGATCGAAATGATGCGTAAAGCAATTGATAATTCTGGTCGTCCTATGGTATTGAGTTTATCCTGTGGAGAAGCACCTCTTTCAAGAGCAAATCATTTGGCTGAGAATGCTAACATGTGGCGTATTTCTGCCGATTTCTGGGACAAATGGTCTTCATTAGAGCATAACTTTGAACTATTAGAAGAATGGTCATCTCACATTCAACCTCACCATTGGCCTGATGGTGATATGCTTCCAATTGGACATCTATCGATGAATGGAAGACCTCACGGACCAGATAGAATGTCTCAGTTTACTAAGCCGGAGCATTACACACTATTGACGCTTTGGAGTATTGTACGTTCGCCTTTAATGATGGGAGGTGATCTGATGACAACAGAGCAATGGGTAATTGACATGTTGAAAAACAAAGATGTGTATTATATCAATCAACATTCAACCGATAATAGACAGGTTTATCGAAAAGAAAATGCAGCCTGTTGGATTGCTAAAGATGAAAAATCAGAAGACCGTTTTGTTGCTTTATTCAACTTGAAGGATAAAACATCTAAGGTTAACTTTGATGCAGAATATGAATACATGCGTGAGCTTTATAATGTCACTGATATCTGGACAGGTGAGTCTGTTGGGCAAGTAGAAGGTACATTGGAGGTGACAATACCTGCTCATGGGGCTCGTCTATTTAGATTCTCAGAGGTTTCTAAAGATCTAGCAAATAAATAA
- a CDS encoding arylsulfatase has protein sequence MNFSIIKRTMTQWTLLLLAGSSILGCQKTSEKESVTVDKPNVIYILVDDLGFGDLTTFTPSQQTLTTPNISKLASEGMKFTNHYAGNSVCGPSRATLLTGKHNGHNSVRGNHPDQVQLLGDDELTVAKVFQKAGYVTGNIGKWGVGHPPPVDDPKRKGFDYFYGYINMWHAHNAFPEFLYRNGEKEAIPENKLQLVDGKNPWAHKPEGCGVAGVAVKHSHKLFEADALKFISDNKKNPFFLYLALTAPHANNEKFPDGMEVESWGEYADKDWPDPEKGFAQNVRYIDNTIGSVMSHLKKEGIADNTLVIFASDNGPHGEGGHRVGFFDSNGELRGQKRDMYEGGVRIPMIAHWPNKVQAGTSTSLTSGFLDVLPTVCEITSQDVPSDVDGISFLPTLLGNSESQKKHNYLYWEFYEQGGKQAILKDNWKAVKLNVRDSKKPVKFELYNLNEDLSEKNDVAALYPEKVEMFEKLFQEAHVPFSVTSLFSDEENVEVAF, from the coding sequence ATGAATTTTTCAATAATTAAACGAACGATGACACAATGGACGCTATTGCTTTTAGCTGGCTCTAGTATCCTAGGTTGTCAGAAGACTTCCGAAAAGGAAAGTGTTACAGTCGATAAACCTAATGTTATATATATATTAGTTGATGATTTAGGTTTTGGAGATTTAACTACCTTCACACCATCGCAGCAAACTTTGACTACACCAAATATTTCAAAGCTTGCAAGTGAAGGAATGAAGTTTACTAATCATTATGCTGGAAACTCTGTGTGTGGACCTTCAAGAGCTACACTTCTGACAGGGAAACACAACGGACATAATTCTGTTAGAGGAAATCATCCAGACCAAGTTCAACTTTTAGGTGATGATGAGTTAACTGTGGCAAAGGTATTCCAAAAGGCAGGGTATGTTACTGGAAATATAGGGAAATGGGGAGTTGGTCATCCGCCACCAGTAGATGATCCAAAACGTAAAGGTTTTGATTATTTCTATGGATATATAAATATGTGGCATGCACATAATGCTTTTCCCGAGTTTTTATACAGAAATGGTGAAAAGGAAGCTATCCCTGAAAACAAATTACAATTAGTTGATGGGAAAAATCCATGGGCACATAAACCTGAAGGTTGTGGAGTTGCAGGTGTAGCAGTCAAACATTCACATAAATTGTTTGAAGCAGATGCGCTCAAATTTATTTCAGATAATAAGAAAAATCCATTCTTTTTATATTTGGCACTAACTGCTCCTCATGCAAATAATGAGAAGTTTCCTGATGGAATGGAAGTTGAAAGCTGGGGAGAATATGCAGATAAAGATTGGCCAGATCCAGAAAAAGGATTTGCTCAGAATGTACGATATATAGATAATACTATAGGTTCAGTTATGTCACACTTAAAAAAGGAAGGCATTGCTGATAATACCCTTGTCATTTTTGCGAGTGATAATGGACCTCATGGCGAAGGTGGACACAGAGTTGGTTTCTTTGATTCCAACGGTGAACTAAGAGGTCAAAAAAGAGATATGTATGAAGGAGGGGTCAGAATTCCTATGATAGCACATTGGCCAAACAAAGTTCAAGCAGGAACAAGTACGTCTTTAACTTCTGGTTTCTTGGATGTATTGCCTACAGTTTGTGAGATCACATCACAAGATGTGCCAAGCGATGTAGATGGTATTTCATTCTTACCAACGCTTTTAGGAAACTCAGAATCTCAGAAAAAGCATAATTACTTGTATTGGGAATTCTATGAACAAGGAGGGAAGCAGGCTATTCTTAAGGATAATTGGAAAGCTGTTAAACTCAATGTAAGAGATAGTAAAAAGCCTGTAAAATTTGAGTTATATAACTTGAATGAAGACTTATCAGAAAAGAATGATGTAGCTGCTCTGTATCCAGAAAAAGTGGAAATGTTTGAGAAGTTATTCCAAGAGGCTCATGTTCCTTTTTCAGTAACATCGCTATTCTCAGATGAAGAGAATGTAGAAGTAGCATTTTAG